From a region of the Trueperaceae bacterium genome:
- a CDS encoding BMP family protein, with the protein MKRLAVGILLAIATLFAYANAQAPIKVYAVYATPIEEPWDGVIHAALLDAQQAGLITYEFVDDLGYAGDLERVLAEVAEENAPAVIFGDAFGNEEAVRRVARDYPDIAFAFGSGLGPVEPNFAVFDNWIHEPAYLSGLIAGTVSESGVVGVVGGYPVPEVNRIVNAFIVGVREANPDAKVLVSFINSWFDPPAAKEAALAQLDAGADVLFAERFGVIEAAQERGAYAFGNMSDQNSLAPDTVITGPVWHLEPLVRYVIDQVSKGSFTAQDLKDFTMMGKGGASLAPFHGFEAKLPADLVELVKTKEAEIVGGLFRVPINEETPTTTR; encoded by the coding sequence ATGAAGAGGCTCGCGGTCGGGATCCTACTGGCTATTGCGACGTTGTTCGCCTACGCGAACGCCCAGGCGCCCATCAAGGTCTACGCGGTGTACGCCACCCCCATCGAGGAGCCGTGGGACGGGGTCATCCACGCCGCCCTCCTCGACGCCCAGCAGGCCGGGCTCATCACCTACGAGTTCGTCGACGACCTCGGCTACGCCGGCGACCTGGAGCGTGTCCTCGCCGAGGTGGCCGAGGAGAACGCGCCCGCCGTCATCTTCGGCGACGCCTTCGGCAACGAGGAGGCCGTGCGGCGCGTGGCGCGCGACTACCCCGACATCGCCTTCGCGTTCGGCTCGGGCCTCGGGCCGGTCGAGCCTAACTTCGCCGTGTTCGACAACTGGATCCACGAGCCCGCCTACCTGTCCGGCCTCATCGCCGGCACCGTGAGCGAGAGCGGCGTGGTTGGCGTGGTCGGCGGCTACCCCGTCCCCGAGGTCAACCGCATCGTCAACGCCTTCATCGTCGGCGTGAGGGAAGCCAACCCCGACGCCAAGGTGCTCGTCAGCTTCATCAACTCCTGGTTCGACCCGCCCGCCGCCAAGGAAGCGGCGCTCGCGCAACTCGACGCCGGGGCCGACGTCCTCTTCGCGGAACGGTTCGGGGTCATCGAGGCCGCTCAAGAGCGGGGCGCCTACGCCTTCGGCAACATGAGCGACCAGAACTCCCTCGCGCCCGACACGGTCATCACGGGGCCGGTGTGGCACCTCGAACCGCTCGTGCGTTACGTCATCGACCAGGTAAGCAAGGGCTCCTTCACCGCCCAGGACCTCAAGGACTTCACGATGATGGGCAAGGGCGGCGCCAGCCTGGCACCGTTCCACGGGTTCGAGGCCAAGCTGCCGGCGGACCTCGTCGAGCTCGTGAAGACCAAGGAGGCCGAGATCGTCGGCGGGCTGTTCCGCGTGCCCATCAACGAGGAAACGCCCACCACCACGCGGTGA